A region from the Aquipuribacter nitratireducens genome encodes:
- the fdhD gene encoding formate dehydrogenase accessory sulfurtransferase FdhD translates to MTVRRRVVRHDTTHGTTSARPDSLAVEEPLEIRLAGRPFSVTMRTPGHDIDLAIGFLVGEGVVAAADDVASVQAMGAAVDVRLAPHVPPPDPSLERHVFTTSACGVCGSASLEAVDKVARFDVAVDDVRVEPAVLASLPDTLREAQAAFASTGGVHAAGLFTADGELVVLREDVGRHNAVDKVVGWALREGRLPLAGHVLQVSGRASFELVQKARLAGVPLLTAVSAPSSLAVELAADAGMTLVGFSRQGRFTVYTGERRVTGLGG, encoded by the coding sequence ATGACGGTGAGGCGGCGGGTGGTCCGCCACGACACGACGCACGGGACCACCTCGGCCCGGCCGGACTCCCTCGCCGTGGAGGAGCCGCTGGAGATCCGCCTCGCCGGGCGCCCCTTCAGCGTGACGATGCGGACCCCTGGTCACGACATCGACCTCGCGATCGGCTTCCTCGTCGGGGAGGGCGTCGTCGCAGCGGCGGACGACGTCGCGAGCGTGCAGGCGATGGGGGCCGCGGTCGACGTCCGCCTGGCGCCGCACGTGCCGCCACCGGACCCCTCGCTCGAGCGGCACGTCTTCACGACGTCCGCCTGCGGGGTGTGCGGCAGTGCGTCGCTCGAGGCGGTCGACAAGGTCGCCCGCTTCGACGTCGCGGTCGACGACGTCCGCGTCGAGCCCGCCGTCCTGGCCTCGCTGCCGGACACCCTCCGTGAGGCGCAGGCCGCCTTCGCGAGCACCGGCGGGGTGCACGCGGCGGGCCTGTTCACGGCCGACGGCGAGCTCGTCGTCCTGCGGGAGGACGTCGGCCGGCACAACGCCGTCGACAAGGTCGTCGGCTGGGCGCTGCGCGAGGGCCGGCTGCCGCTCGCCGGGCACGTGCTCCAGGTGAGCGGACGGGCCTCGTTCGAGCTCGTCCAGAAGGCCCGCCTCGCCGGGGTCCCGCTGCTGACGGCCGTGTCCGCCCCGTCGTCGCTCGCGGTCGAGCTCGCTGCGGACGCGGGCATGACGCTCGTCGGGTTCAGCCGGCAGGGGC
- a CDS encoding L-lactate MFS transporter, with protein MLRVLDRERTIAGPGFNRWLVPPAALAVHLSIGQVYAFSVFNVPLEERFDASATAVSTIFSIAIVMLGLTAAFGGTWVERNGPRKTMAASATAWVLGFLVSALGIASGQLWLVYVGYGVLGGIGLGLGYISPVSTLIKWFPDRPGLATGLAIMGFGGGALIASPLSSRLLNAYGDGDLVAGLVPTFLTLGVAYLVLMALGAYVVRVPAADWRPAGYTPPAATGQPSMRTTADVTARNAIRTPQFWLLWVVLFCNVTAGIGILAQASPMVQAFSGVEAAAAAGFVSLLSLANMAGRIVWSSTSDVIGRKNTYMMYLGVGALLYLGVALFGPSSLVLFVLLTIVILSFYGGGFATIPAYLKDLFGGLQVGAIHGRLLTAWSAAGIAGPYIVSGIQDVQTARGAEGADLYLLSLYIMVSVLVVGFVANLLVRPVATRFHEPTRAPAERDDVALAGER; from the coding sequence ATGCTTCGAGTGCTCGACCGCGAACGGACGATCGCGGGACCCGGCTTCAACCGCTGGCTCGTCCCGCCGGCGGCCCTCGCCGTCCACCTGTCGATCGGCCAGGTGTACGCCTTCAGCGTCTTCAACGTGCCGCTCGAAGAGCGGTTCGACGCGAGCGCGACGGCCGTCTCCACCATCTTCTCCATCGCCATCGTCATGCTCGGGCTCACCGCCGCCTTCGGCGGCACGTGGGTCGAGCGCAACGGCCCCCGCAAGACGATGGCCGCGTCCGCCACCGCCTGGGTGCTCGGGTTCCTCGTGAGCGCGCTCGGCATCGCGAGCGGCCAGCTGTGGCTGGTGTACGTCGGCTACGGGGTGCTCGGCGGCATCGGGCTCGGACTCGGCTACATCTCCCCCGTGTCGACCCTCATCAAGTGGTTCCCGGACCGCCCGGGCCTCGCGACCGGACTGGCGATCATGGGCTTCGGCGGCGGCGCGCTCATCGCGAGCCCGCTGAGCAGCCGCCTGCTCAACGCCTACGGCGACGGCGACCTCGTCGCCGGCCTCGTGCCGACCTTCCTCACCCTCGGCGTCGCGTACCTCGTCCTCATGGCGCTCGGGGCGTACGTCGTCCGTGTCCCGGCAGCGGACTGGCGGCCCGCCGGGTACACGCCTCCCGCGGCGACCGGGCAGCCGAGCATGCGGACCACCGCAGACGTCACCGCCCGCAACGCCATCCGCACCCCCCAGTTCTGGCTGCTGTGGGTCGTGCTCTTCTGCAACGTGACCGCGGGCATCGGGATCCTCGCCCAGGCCTCACCGATGGTGCAGGCGTTCTCCGGCGTCGAGGCCGCCGCGGCCGCGGGATTCGTCAGCCTCCTGAGCCTGGCGAACATGGCCGGCCGGATCGTGTGGTCGTCGACGTCGGACGTCATCGGCCGCAAGAACACGTACATGATGTACCTCGGCGTCGGCGCGCTCCTGTACCTCGGCGTCGCCCTCTTCGGGCCGTCGTCGCTGGTGCTGTTCGTGCTGCTGACGATCGTCATCCTCAGCTTCTACGGCGGCGGCTTCGCGACCATCCCCGCCTACCTCAAGGACCTCTTCGGCGGGTTGCAGGTGGGCGCCATCCACGGCCGGCTCCTCACGGCGTGGTCCGCGGCCGGTATCGCCGGGCCGTACATCGTGAGCGGCATCCAGGACGTGCAGACCGCGCGCGGTGCGGAGGGCGCGGACCTGTACCTCCTCTCGCTCTACATCATGGTCAGCGTGCTGGTCGTCGGGTTCGTCGCGAACCTGCTCGTGCGACCGGTCGCGACCCGCTTCCACGAGCCCACCCGGGCGCCCGCCGAGCGCGACGACGTCGCCCTCGCCGGCGAGCGCTGA
- a CDS encoding MFS transporter small subunit → MSTDSSASSGERTAAVFLWVVVSAGLVYGVAETVSRVTQLFA, encoded by the coding sequence ATGAGCACCGACAGCAGCGCCTCGAGCGGCGAGCGGACCGCGGCCGTGTTCCTCTGGGTCGTGGTGAGCGCCGGCCTGGTCTACGGCGTGGCCGAGACCGTCAGCCGGGTGACCCAGCTGTTCGCCTGA
- a CDS encoding FdhF/YdeP family oxidoreductase: MATRAPREDFTDDGMSVTHPKTWAAGVPGVYHALEISWKQMGTGRTVRTLPLLNQKHGFDCPGCAWPDPDHRSPAEFCENGAKAVAEEATVRRVGPDFFREHSVDELAEKSDWWLGQQGRLTHPVIKRAGSLHYEPLSWDEALRTIGDRLRSLDDPDEAVFYTSGRTSNEAAFLYQLFVRGFGTNNLPDCSNMCHESSGSALSETIGVGKGSVQLDDLHEADLIVVAGQNPGTNHPRMLSALEKAKKNGAVVVAVNPLPEAGLMEFRNPQSPVGVVKGAQLADDFLQVRVGGDMALFQAVGALLLEREAERPGSVVDRSFVEQHTSGFEDYRAQAATLVWADVLAATGLTRAAIEQLADRFESSRRTIVCWAMGLTQHRHSVATLREVVNVLLLQGNLGRPGAGVCPVRGHSNVQGDRTMGIFERMPEWFHDRIDEEFRFTSPRVHGYDTVAAIEAMRDGRARFFMGMGGNFVRATPDSAVTERALRSCAMTVQVSTKLNRSHAVVGEVALILPTLGRTERDVQQAGEQVVTVEDSMSAVHASRGTLKPASPHLLSEVAIICRLAREVLGDRLAADWAGFEADYRTIRAAISRVVPGFDDYEKKIEHPGGFTLPHAARERRWNTASGRATFTANELYYPKVPEGRLLLQTLRSHDQFNTTIYGLDDRYRGIKGGRRVVFVNPADLAVQGLVDGQHVDIVSEYADGERVAENFRVVEYDTARGCAAAYYPETNVLVPLDHKADVSRTPASKSLVVRLVARDAAPAGAAVATAVGAST; the protein is encoded by the coding sequence GTGGCGACCCGAGCACCGCGCGAGGACTTCACCGACGACGGGATGTCCGTCACCCACCCGAAGACGTGGGCGGCGGGGGTGCCCGGGGTCTACCACGCCCTCGAGATCTCGTGGAAGCAGATGGGGACGGGCCGGACGGTCCGCACCCTCCCCCTCCTCAACCAGAAGCACGGCTTCGACTGCCCGGGCTGCGCGTGGCCGGACCCCGACCACCGCTCCCCGGCCGAGTTCTGCGAGAACGGCGCCAAGGCCGTCGCCGAGGAGGCGACGGTCCGCCGCGTCGGACCCGACTTCTTCCGCGAGCACAGCGTCGACGAGCTCGCGGAGAAGTCGGACTGGTGGCTCGGGCAGCAGGGGCGCCTCACCCACCCCGTCATCAAGCGCGCCGGGTCCCTGCACTACGAGCCGCTGTCGTGGGACGAGGCGCTCCGCACGATCGGGGACCGGCTGCGCTCCCTCGACGACCCCGACGAGGCCGTCTTCTACACCTCGGGGCGCACCTCGAACGAGGCGGCGTTCCTCTACCAGCTGTTCGTGCGCGGGTTCGGCACGAACAACCTCCCGGACTGCTCGAACATGTGCCACGAGTCGAGCGGGTCCGCGCTCAGCGAGACCATCGGCGTCGGCAAGGGCTCGGTCCAGCTCGACGACCTCCACGAGGCCGACCTCATCGTCGTGGCGGGGCAGAACCCGGGCACGAACCACCCGCGCATGCTGAGCGCGCTGGAGAAGGCGAAGAAGAACGGCGCCGTCGTCGTCGCGGTCAACCCGCTGCCCGAGGCGGGGCTCATGGAGTTCCGCAACCCGCAGTCGCCCGTCGGCGTCGTCAAGGGCGCACAGCTCGCCGACGACTTCCTCCAGGTCCGCGTCGGCGGCGACATGGCCCTGTTCCAGGCCGTCGGGGCGCTGCTGCTCGAGCGGGAGGCCGAGCGCCCGGGCAGTGTCGTCGACCGCTCGTTCGTCGAGCAGCACACGAGCGGCTTCGAGGACTACCGTGCCCAGGCCGCGACGCTCGTCTGGGCCGACGTCCTCGCCGCGACCGGCCTCACCCGCGCCGCGATCGAGCAGCTCGCCGACCGCTTCGAGAGCAGCCGCCGCACGATCGTCTGCTGGGCGATGGGCCTCACCCAGCACCGGCACTCCGTCGCGACGCTGCGGGAGGTGGTCAACGTCCTCCTGCTCCAGGGCAACCTCGGACGTCCCGGCGCCGGCGTCTGCCCCGTCCGCGGTCACAGCAACGTCCAGGGCGACCGCACGATGGGGATCTTCGAGCGGATGCCGGAGTGGTTCCACGACCGCATCGACGAGGAGTTCCGCTTCACCTCCCCGCGCGTCCACGGTTACGACACGGTCGCGGCCATCGAGGCGATGCGCGACGGGCGCGCCCGCTTCTTCATGGGCATGGGTGGCAACTTCGTCCGTGCCACACCGGACTCCGCCGTGACGGAGCGGGCGCTGCGGTCGTGCGCGATGACGGTCCAGGTGTCGACGAAGCTCAACCGCTCCCACGCGGTCGTCGGCGAGGTCGCGCTGATCCTGCCGACGCTCGGGCGCACCGAGCGGGACGTGCAGCAGGCCGGCGAGCAGGTCGTCACGGTCGAGGACTCGATGAGCGCCGTCCACGCGAGCCGCGGCACCCTGAAGCCGGCGTCGCCGCACCTGCTGAGCGAGGTCGCCATCATCTGCCGGCTCGCGCGGGAGGTCCTCGGCGACCGGCTCGCAGCCGACTGGGCCGGGTTCGAGGCGGACTACCGGACGATCCGCGCCGCCATCTCGCGGGTGGTGCCGGGCTTCGACGACTACGAGAAGAAGATCGAGCACCCGGGTGGGTTCACGCTCCCCCACGCCGCGCGCGAGCGCCGCTGGAACACCGCGTCCGGTCGCGCGACGTTCACGGCGAACGAGCTCTACTACCCGAAGGTGCCGGAGGGCCGGCTCCTCCTGCAGACGCTGCGCAGCCACGACCAGTTCAACACGACGATCTACGGCCTCGACGACCGCTACCGCGGCATCAAGGGCGGGCGACGCGTCGTGTTCGTCAACCCCGCCGACCTCGCGGTGCAGGGACTGGTCGACGGCCAGCACGTGGACATCGTCTCGGAGTACGCCGACGGCGAGCGGGTCGCGGAGAACTTCCGCGTCGTCGAGTACGACACCGCCCGCGGCTGCGCCGCCGCGTACTACCCGGAGACGAACGTCCTCGTGCCGCTGGACCACAAGGCCGACGTGAGCCGGACGCCCGCGAGCAAGTCGCTCGTCGTGCGGCTCGTCGCACGCGACGCGGCGCCGGCCGGCGCGGCGGTCGCGACGGCTGTCGGCGCGTCCACCTGA
- a CDS encoding molybdopterin molybdotransferase MoeA produces MADAATGGAHAHRHADGVDVPTARRLAHDAGAARLLPPAPLPLDECGGTVLAAPLVARSDAPSVDSSAMDGFAVRGEGPWSVVDRVLAGAVARRALTPGEAAEVATGAPVPAGTERVLPIEDVTVDGSRVALTGPWPSRRHVRRRGEQVTAGTVLLDAGVPVSAAVLGLAASAGADSLTVRRRPRVGALLTGDELVTSGVPRPGQVRDAVGPLLPGLVEHLGGRPVEARRSGDDARALGAALDSLLATDADVVVTCGMAGAGPADHLHAWLGDIGASLVVDGVAVRPGHPQLLAVLPDGRPLVGLPGNPLAAVAALLLLLGPVLDGMTGRVGPPAARVRLVGAVPSGRPVTSLVPVRRGTEPGTVEAAGPAGPAQLWGLALADAVAVVPPGAGPQDLVELLPLP; encoded by the coding sequence GTGGCGGACGCGGCGACAGGAGGGGCGCACGCCCACCGCCACGCCGACGGGGTCGACGTCCCGACCGCGCGGCGGCTGGCCCACGACGCCGGTGCCGCGCGGCTGCTGCCGCCCGCCCCGCTGCCCCTCGACGAGTGCGGAGGGACGGTGCTCGCCGCGCCGCTCGTCGCGCGTTCCGACGCCCCGTCGGTCGACAGCTCGGCGATGGACGGCTTCGCGGTCCGCGGCGAGGGCCCGTGGAGCGTCGTCGACCGGGTGCTCGCGGGCGCCGTCGCGCGGCGGGCGCTCACGCCCGGGGAGGCGGCCGAGGTCGCGACGGGTGCCCCCGTGCCGGCCGGCACGGAGCGCGTGCTGCCGATCGAGGACGTCACCGTCGACGGGAGCCGGGTCGCGCTCACCGGCCCGTGGCCGTCCCGGCGGCACGTGCGGCGCCGCGGGGAGCAGGTCACGGCGGGCACGGTGCTGCTCGACGCCGGTGTGCCCGTGAGCGCCGCCGTCCTCGGGCTCGCGGCGAGCGCGGGTGCCGACTCCCTCACCGTGCGCCGCCGCCCCCGGGTGGGCGCGCTGCTGACCGGTGACGAGCTCGTGACGTCCGGCGTGCCGCGGCCCGGGCAGGTGCGCGACGCCGTCGGGCCGCTGCTGCCCGGCCTCGTCGAGCACCTCGGAGGACGGCCGGTCGAGGCGCGTCGCAGCGGTGACGACGCCCGTGCGCTCGGCGCCGCGCTCGACTCCCTGCTGGCGACGGACGCCGACGTCGTCGTGACGTGCGGCATGGCCGGCGCTGGGCCCGCGGACCACCTGCATGCGTGGCTCGGTGACATCGGGGCGTCCCTCGTCGTCGACGGGGTCGCCGTGCGGCCAGGCCACCCGCAGCTGCTCGCGGTGCTGCCCGACGGCCGCCCGCTCGTGGGCCTGCCGGGCAACCCGCTCGCGGCCGTCGCCGCGCTCCTGCTCCTGCTGGGCCCGGTGCTCGACGGGATGACGGGTCGCGTCGGCCCGCCCGCGGCCCGGGTCCGGCTCGTGGGCGCGGTGCCCTCCGGACGCCCCGTCACCTCGCTCGTGCCGGTGCGCCGGGGCACCGAGCCCGGGACCGTCGAGGCGGCCGGGCCGGCCGGGCCCGCCCAGCTGTGGGGCCTCGCGCTCGCCGACGCCGTCGCCGTGGTGCCGCCGGGCGCCGGGCCTCAGGACCTCGTCGAGCTGCTGCCGCTGCCCTGA